The Nonlabens sp. Hel1_33_55 genome contains the following window.
TTAACTGTCTTACACTTTCTATGTATGGCAAAGACTCGATATCACCGACAGTTCCACCTATCTCAGTAATGACCACATCATAGTCTCCAGATTTTCCAAGGATCTGGATGCGATGTTTAATCTCATCTGTTATATGCGGAATTACCTGGACGGTTTTACCTAAAAACTCTCCACGTCTTTCTTTGTCAATAACACTTTGATAAATGCGGCCGGTTGTAACGTTATTGGCTTGTGAGGTATTCACGTTAAGGAAGCGTTCGTAATGACCTAGATCTAGGTCAGTTTCTGCTCCATCTTCTGTAACGTAACACTCGCCGTGTTCGTAAGGATTTAGGGTTCCAGGATCAACGTTTATGTAAGGATCCAGCTTTTGGATGGTAACTCGTAATCCTCTAGCTTGCAATAGCTTTGCCAGTGAAGCGGCGATGATCCCTTTTCCTAATGAGGAAGTAACTCCACCAGTGACAAATATATACTTTGCATGTGCCATAAAATCGCGCTGTCCTTTTTTAAAACCAGCTGCAAAAGTACTTATTTTATGAGCAAATTAGGAAAACTCTAGGTGCTAAAAATGGAATATTTCAACACGTTGAGAATTGTGTTTTTTGGTGCGTGGTAATCTAGGGAATTGGTAAATACAACTCACAAATTTTCACGAAGCAATTATAGAAATGCATTTAATGATTCAAAGAGGAAAAATCATACCAACGACTCTACTAATATGATTTACGGAAGTTAAGCCTGACTCTTTGAGCTTGAGACTTGGAACTTGGAACTTGGAACTTGAAGCTTGGAGCTTGGAGCTTGGAGCTTGGAGCTTGGAGCTTGGAGCTTTAAAATTCAGCTATTAAAATGGATAGTCTCTATAAAGCCCGATTAAATAATTTGGAGATTTAGGTTCCCCAGTCAAATGTGATGTTCTTCTTTATCTCTGGGTGCAAGCTATTATGAACTGGACAGGTCATAGCCACACGCTCTAGAATAAGCTGGCTACGTTTATCGCAATTACCAGTCATTTCTAAATGAACATCAATTTGTGAGATCCGGCGTGGTTCTGCCGCCATAGTTTTAATAACGGTGGCATTACTTTTTGATATATCGAGAGACATATCTCTTGCTTTAATTCCCATGACAGTCAACATACAGCTCGCAAGTCCTGTGGCAACGGTATCAGTAGGTGAAAACGCTTCTCCTTTACCGTTGTTATCAGTTGGTGCATCTGTATTGAAAGTATTGGCACTTTTGATATGGGTCGACTTACAACGCAAATCACCTAGATACTCCACTTGCGAGGTAATATTCTTATTATTCTCCATAAATCGATACTTCTTCAATACTTAAATCTGGCTGAAATCTTAAGATATAGCAAGCTTCATTGTAGAAACCAGCAAGGAACCTCTTGTTGTACTCAAAGCTGTTCTCTACCATGATGGTTTTACCATTGCGTACGGCGCTCTCATAAAGATTATCTGCGCTAGCTTGTCTTAAAATGACATCCATGGTTACATCAAATCCTCTTGTAGCATAATTACTAGGCGTTATGCCGTGTTTTGCGAAATAGTGCGTTGCAAATACATTCTCACTACTTGTATTTCTATTCATTTTTGGATAAGTATAATTCACCGCAGCAAGCCCCATATTATTGACATTCATATCATCATAATCATCCATCCCAACCATAGTGATATTATGTGTCCTGGCCTTAGCGGCATAATTAGAGACAGCATCTGTGATGAAACCTACTTGATCCACGGCCATAATAACAACATTGTCCATTTCTTTTGAAAGCGCACTGGTATACTTATAGCTAGATATGTAATTGTTCTTGTCCGGATATAAGATTTTTGCATTAGGGAATAAAGGTGCAAACTCATCTTTAAACTGAGGATTCTTGTTATCTGTAACTATAATCACATTTTTATTTTTGCTAAATCCAACCAAATAATTTTTAAGCCTATTCATTAAAAACTGCTCGTCCGGTCTAGCCTGAAATAAGTTTTTATAAAGTCGAACGCTAGTATTTGTAAGCGGTGATATTACTGGTATATCGTCATCTTTCAGTTCTTTTGCAACGGCTACTACATTTTTAGCCAGTAAAGGGCCTATTACACTATTGTAATTTTTAAAGTTGTTGTCTCTAACAATTTTGAGAGTTGCGCTCTCACTGTTGCCCGTGTCAAAAACATCAAACTGTACATTCACTCCTAATGTTTTAGCGCTATCTCTTGCTATCATC
Protein-coding sequences here:
- a CDS encoding OsmC family protein — encoded protein: MTSQVEYLGDLRCKSTHIKSANTFNTDAPTDNNGKGEAFSPTDTVATGLASCMLTVMGIKARDMSLDISKSNATVIKTMAAEPRRISQIDVHLEMTGNCDKRSQLILERVAMTCPVHNSLHPEIKKNITFDWGT